The proteins below come from a single Natranaerofaba carboxydovora genomic window:
- a CDS encoding RNA polymerase sigma factor translates to MRILRRIGKLKTSEKTLLKELYLEYKPVLYNAVFKISKDSKAAEDIVHNVFIKVSDKLNEIEDPIELKKWMMTSAKNEAFDYYNYNKKSIASENIDQVDYNYKNEKRPEEYPEDYIEKIVFGKIKFPKTAKNLSSTPIPDLAINVRVLQPVARPCKCDQMAVVN, encoded by the coding sequence ATGAGAATCTTACGCCGAATAGGAAAGCTTAAAACTTCAGAGAAAACTTTACTTAAGGAGCTATACTTAGAATATAAGCCTGTCCTTTATAACGCAGTTTTTAAAATTAGTAAGGATTCAAAGGCTGCAGAAGATATAGTGCATAATGTTTTTATAAAAGTATCTGACAAGCTTAATGAAATTGAAGATCCAATAGAACTTAAGAAGTGGATGATGACCTCAGCCAAAAATGAAGCATTTGATTATTATAATTATAACAAAAAGTCTATAGCATCTGAAAATATAGATCAAGTAGATTACAATTATAAGAATGAAAAAAGGCCAGAAGAATATCCAGAAGATTATATAGAAAAAATTGTGTTTGGCAAGATAAAATTCCCGAAAACGGCAAAAAATTTATCCAGCACCCCAATTCCAGATTTAGCAATTAATGTAAGAGTTCTGCAGCCTGTAGCTAGGCCCTGTAAATGTGATCAAATGGCTGTAGTGAACTAA
- the istB gene encoding IS21-like element helper ATPase IstB, whose protein sequence is MKETIESYCKKLKLGTTIPENYPQIEADTHEEFLEKLLRLEVEQREINRKNRLLKQANFPTFKTFKDYNFDNVALPESIDVETLKTAGFVEQKENLILYGPVGTGKTFMSIAVGIEACNRGKKVMFYTTAALVNQLLEAQADGEINKLMKKIEKADVLICDEWGYIPLNTEGAQLLFQVISNCYEKRSVIITTNLEFSKWNTIFYDEKLTSAIIDRLVHYSHLITFTGPSYRLQNSYINC, encoded by the coding sequence ATGAAAGAAACTATTGAGAGCTACTGCAAAAAGCTTAAGTTAGGTACTACTATACCGGAGAATTACCCTCAAATAGAAGCAGATACCCATGAAGAGTTTTTAGAGAAACTTTTAAGACTGGAGGTGGAACAAAGGGAGATAAATCGTAAAAACCGCCTTTTAAAACAGGCTAATTTTCCTACCTTCAAAACATTTAAGGACTACAATTTTGATAACGTAGCTTTGCCGGAAAGCATTGACGTGGAAACACTTAAGACTGCCGGTTTTGTTGAACAAAAGGAAAATCTTATTCTTTACGGGCCTGTAGGCACTGGGAAAACTTTTATGAGTATTGCTGTGGGAATTGAAGCTTGTAACCGTGGGAAAAAGGTTATGTTTTACACTACAGCAGCTTTGGTCAATCAGCTTTTAGAAGCTCAAGCTGACGGGGAAATAAATAAATTAATGAAAAAGATTGAAAAAGCAGATGTGTTAATTTGCGATGAATGGGGGTACATCCCCCTCAACACAGAAGGAGCACAACTTCTTTTTCAAGTAATTTCAAACTGTTACGAAAAGCGTAGTGTAATCATCACTACCAATTTAGAATTTAGCAAGTGGAACACTATATTTTATGATGAAAAGCTTACTAGTGCAATTATCGACAGGTTAGTTCACTACAGCCATTTGATCACATTTACAGGGCCTAGCTACAGGCTGCAGAACTCTTACATTAATTGCTAA